The proteins below are encoded in one region of Lactuca sativa cultivar Salinas chromosome 3, Lsat_Salinas_v11, whole genome shotgun sequence:
- the LOC122194377 gene encoding MLP-like protein 31, which yields MATTGKIVREVEVKCHHHQVHGIYKNNHNDLAVIAPDKVEACHLVSGQWGAPGSVIQWNFYHDGKVETAKVIIEEVDDEFHKIVYKVIEGAVLEFYNPVILTFSTEDKGDKKLVIWTMEFEKVNASLPDPTHYLDLLCAVVEDVDGHLFK from the exons ATGGCTACAACAGGAAAGATAGTGCGTGAAGTTGAAGTGAAATGCCATCATCATCAGGTCCATGGAATCTACAAGAACAACCATAATGATTTGGCAGTCATTGCCCCAGATAAGGTTGAAGCTTGCCATTTAGTTTCTGGTCAATGGGGTGCTCCTGGGTCTGTAATTCAATGGAACTTCTACCATG ATGGAAAAGTGGAAACTGCGAAAGTAATCATTGAAGAAGTTGACGATGAATTTCATAAAATTGTGTACAAGGTGATAGAAGGAGCTGTGTTGGAGTTCTATAATCCCGTAATCCTGACTTTCAGTACTGAAGATAAGGGGGATAAGAAGTTGGTTATATGGACTATGGAGTTCGAGAAAGTGAATGCAAGTCTTCCTGATCCAACACACTATTTGGACTTGCTTTGTGCAGTTGTCGAAGATGTGGATGGTCATCTTTTCAAGTAG
- the LOC111914464 gene encoding kirola, with protein MATTGKITSEVEIKSDCHLIYELYKHKPFDSAVVDPDKVEACHLVSGQWGAPGSVIQWHYYHDGKLETAKEIIEEVDDELHKIVFRVIEGNILEVYNPFIITLKTEDVGDKKLVIWTLEFEKVNASIPDPTQYLDLLCGIAGNMDAHFLKQS; from the exons ATGGCTACAACAGGAAAGATAACAAGTGAAGTTGAAATCAAAAGCGATTGTCACCTCATCTATGAACTCTACAAGCACAAACCATTCGACTCTGCAGTGGTCGACCCTGATAAGGTTGAAGCTTGCCATTTAGTTTCTGGTCAATGGGGTGCTCCTGGATCTGTCATTCAGTGGCACTACTACCATG ATGGAAAACTGGAAACTGCGAAAGAAATCATTGAAGAAGTTGATGATGAGTTACACAAAATTGTGTTCAGAGTGATTGAAGGAAATATCTTGGAGGTGTATAATCCATTTATCATCACCCTTAAGACCGAAGATGTGGGTGATAAGAAGTTGGTTATTTGGACTTTGGAGTTCGAGAAGGTGAATGCAAGTATACCTGATCCAACACAATATCTGGACTTGCTTTGTGGAATTGCTGGAAATATGGATGCTCATTTTCTCAAGCAATCATGA
- the LOC111914465 gene encoding MLP-like protein 34 encodes MVTTGKITREVEIKCDCHLIYELYKHTPHDSAVVDPEKVEACHLVSGQRGAPGSVIQWHYYHDGKLETAKEIIEEVDDELHKIVFRVIEGNILEVYNPFIITLKTEDVGDKKSVIWTLEFEKVNASIPDPTQYLDLLCGIAGNMDAHFLKQS; translated from the exons ATGGTTACAACAGGAAAGATAACACGTGAAGTTGAAATCAAATGCGATTGTCACCTCATCTATGAACTCTACAAGCACACACCACACGACTCTGCAGTCGTTGACCCTGAAAAGGTTGAAGCTTGCCATTTAGTTTCTGGTCAACGGGGTGCTCCTGGATCTGTCATTCAGTGGCACTACTACCATG ATGGAAAACTGGAAACTGCGAAAGAAATCATTGAAGAAGTTGATGATGAGTTACACAAAATTGTGTTCAGAGTGATTGAAGGAAATATCTTGGAGGTGTATAATCCATTTATCATCACCCTTAAGACCGAAGATGTGGGTGATAAGAAGTCGGTTATTTGGACTTTGGAGTTCGAGAAGGTGAATGCAAGTATACCTGATCCAACACAATATCTGGACTTGCTTTGTGGAATTGCTGGAAATATGGATGCTCATTTTCTCAAGCAATCATGA